The stretch of DNA AATAATTACTGAACTAGGTAATCAACAGAAAGGTTCAAACAATCTTTAGACTTACTGTGTATTAACCCAATTCAGTAACGCTAACCACTTAACTAAACTTAATTACAAATTAGGGAGTAGCTATATTTTGTTCTTTCCCTATCTTCAGTAACACTCCTTTTATTTATCAGGTTGAGGAGTCATCCGTAAATAAGGTTTGATTTCAGTTACTCCTTTGGGGAATTTTTGTTTAGCTTCTTCGGTAGGAATAGAAGGCGCAACTACAACATCATCACCCTCTTTCCAGTTGACAGGAGTAGCAACAGAGTATTTATCAGTCAGTTGTAAAGAGTCAATCACTCTTAAAATTTCTTCAAAGTTTCGTCCAGTGCTAGGTGGATAAGTAATAGTCAAACGTAACTTTTTATCTGGGTCAATTACAAATACTGTTCTAACCGTTACTTTAGCATTAGCATTTGGGTGAATCATGTCATAAAGGTCAGAAACCTTTTGATTTTCATCAGCTAAAATTGGATAGTTAACAGTAGTATTTTGAGTTTCGTTGATATCACCAATCCAACCTTGATGAGAATCTACACCATCAACACTTAAAGCAATTACTTTGACATTGCGCTGATCAAATTCTGGTTTGAGTTTAGAAACTTCCCCTAATTCGGTGGTGCAAACAGGGGTATAATCGGCTGGGTGAGAAAATAGCACTACCCAACTATCTCCAGCCCATTCGTAGAAAGAAATATCTCCCATATTGGAAGCTTGAGTAAAATCAGGTACTGTATCGCCTAATCTAAGAGCTACCATTTGAAATTCCTCGTGTATTATCTGAGCAATTTTTTATCTTCCCATAAAACCATCTTGGTAAACTTTTGATAGAAACTTTTGATGGAAATAATTTAATCAAAACTACACCAATACACTTTTACTAATCCAAACAATAGATCAGCTTTTGATATTTGCTTGCTTGAGTAAAGACAAAAAAAATTGTTGACTCATCAGTGGTGGGAAATAATTAGTTACAGTTGAATTAATTAGAGAAGTAAACTTTCAGTCTTTTAGCCCACCTTGATAAGATAAAGAAAAAATATATTTAATCAAGTTAGTTCTCGGTAACGCGATCGCAGGTAACTGTCAAAAGTTGGTAATTTTTTAGTCAATAGTTACTGAGAAACGTTAACATAAATTAACAATAGTGAATTGATTTAAATATGGATTAATCACTTTCCCATAACTAAAAGCAATTTTAAGCTAGGAGAGGTAATGGCTAGAGATAACTAGACAGCCTCAAATAAATAGATAAAATTTATTTTCAACCGTAGGAGACTCCCAGAGTGACCAAAAACAATAACAAAAAGTGGCGCAATGCTGGACTATATGTACTACTCGCAGTAGTAGTAGTAGCTCTTGGTACTGCCTTTTTAGATAAACAACCTCAAAGTAGACAAACTTGGAAATATAGTAAATTTATTAACGAAGTTGAAACAGGCAACGTAGAAAGCGTCAAAATCAGTGCAGACCGCACTAGAGCAGTAGTGATTGGTCAAGAAGGCAATCCTATTGTGGTTAATCTACCCAACGATCCTCAATTAATCGATATCCTCAGTCAAAAAGGAGTAGATATTGCGGTTCTACCTCAAAGTGATGAAGGATTTTGGTTTAGAGCTTTAAGTAGTCTGTTTTTCCCTATTTTATTGTTAGTTGGTTTATTTTTCTTGCTCAGAAGAGCGCAAAGCGGTCCTGGTTCTCAAGCAATGAACTTTGGTAAATCAAAAGCTAGAGTTCAAATGGAACCTCAAACCCAAGTTACTTTTGGTGATGTAGCTGGCATCGAACAAGCCAAACTAGAATTAACTGAAGTAGTCGATTTCCTCAAAAATGCAGACCGTTTTACGGCAATTGGAGCAAAAATTCCCAAAGGGGTTTTATTAGTAGGCCCTCCTGGAACTGGTAAAACTTTACTTGCTAAAGCAGTAGCAGGAGAAGCAGGAGTACCTTTCTTTAGTATTTCTGGTTCTGAATTTGTGGAAATGTTTGTTGGGGTCGGTGCATCCCGTGTCCGTGATTTATTCGAGCAAGCTAAAGCTAACGCTCCTTGTATTGTTTTTATCGATGAGATTGATGCTGTTGGTCGTCAGCGTGGTGCTGGTTTAGGTGGTGGTAATGATGAGCGAGAACAAACACTCAACCAGCTATTAACCGAAATGGATGGTTTTGAAGG from Stanieria cyanosphaera PCC 7437 encodes:
- a CDS encoding peroxiredoxin — protein: MVALRLGDTVPDFTQASNMGDISFYEWAGDSWVVLFSHPADYTPVCTTELGEVSKLKPEFDQRNVKVIALSVDGVDSHQGWIGDINETQNTTVNYPILADENQKVSDLYDMIHPNANAKVTVRTVFVIDPDKKLRLTITYPPSTGRNFEEILRVIDSLQLTDKYSVATPVNWKEGDDVVVAPSIPTEEAKQKFPKGVTEIKPYLRMTPQPDK